The following proteins come from a genomic window of Hymenobacter canadensis:
- the glf gene encoding UDP-galactopyranose mutase has translation MFDYLIVGAGFAGSVLAERLATRSNKKVLIVDKRSHIAGNAYDHYNEDGILVHKYGPHIFHTNSKDVFEYLSDFTDWRPYEHRVLASVDGQLVPMPINLDTINKLYGLSLNSFEVEQFFESVAEDVPVIRTSEDVVVSKVGRELYEKFFKNYTRKQWGMDPSELDKSVTSRVPTRTNRDDRYFTDTYQAMPLHGYTRMFERMLDHPNIKVMLNTDYHDIIDFIPFKEMIFTGPVDEYFDFKYGKLPYRSLEFKHETLNEEQHLAAPVVNYPNDNLYTRITEFKALTGQKHPKTALVYEYPKAEGDPYYPVPRLENAELYNQYKKLADQTPNVHFVGRLATYKYYNMDQVVAQALTLYKRLTEKSEEAQKAQKPAILGSTSIMDKLVPRDPAKQ, from the coding sequence ATGTTCGATTACCTCATTGTTGGGGCCGGTTTTGCCGGCAGCGTGCTGGCCGAGCGGCTGGCCACCCGCTCAAATAAGAAAGTGCTGATTGTAGACAAGCGCAGCCACATTGCCGGCAACGCCTACGACCATTATAATGAAGACGGTATCCTGGTTCACAAATACGGCCCGCATATCTTCCACACCAATTCCAAGGACGTTTTCGAGTACCTGTCTGACTTCACCGACTGGCGCCCCTACGAGCACCGCGTGTTGGCTTCCGTGGATGGCCAGCTGGTGCCCATGCCCATCAACCTTGACACCATCAACAAGCTCTACGGCCTGTCGCTGAACAGCTTCGAGGTGGAGCAGTTTTTCGAGTCGGTGGCCGAGGATGTGCCCGTTATCCGGACTTCCGAGGACGTGGTAGTGAGCAAAGTGGGTCGCGAGCTGTACGAGAAGTTCTTCAAGAACTACACCCGCAAGCAGTGGGGCATGGACCCCTCGGAGCTGGACAAGTCCGTGACGAGCCGGGTGCCCACCCGCACCAACCGCGACGACCGGTACTTCACCGACACCTACCAGGCCATGCCGCTGCACGGCTACACCCGCATGTTCGAGCGGATGCTGGACCACCCCAACATCAAGGTGATGCTCAACACCGACTACCACGACATTATCGACTTCATTCCTTTCAAGGAAATGATTTTCACGGGGCCGGTCGACGAGTATTTCGACTTCAAATACGGCAAGCTGCCGTACCGCTCGCTGGAGTTCAAGCACGAAACCCTGAACGAGGAGCAGCATCTGGCCGCGCCCGTGGTGAACTACCCCAACGACAACCTGTACACGCGCATCACGGAGTTTAAGGCCCTCACTGGCCAGAAGCACCCCAAAACCGCGCTGGTCTACGAGTATCCCAAAGCCGAGGGCGACCCGTACTACCCCGTGCCGCGCCTCGAAAACGCCGAGCTCTACAACCAGTATAAAAAGCTGGCCGACCAGACGCCCAACGTACACTTTGTGGGCCGCCTCGCTACCTATAAGTACTACAACATGGACCAGGTAGTGGCCCAGGCCCTCACGCTCTACAAGCGTCTCACCGAGAAGAGCGAAGAAGCCCAAAAGGCCCAGAAACCGGCCATTCTAGGCTCCACGTCCATCATGGACAAGCTGGTGCCCCGCGACCCGGCCAAGCAGTAA
- a CDS encoding glycosyltransferase family 1 protein: MPLTTPAELDACASISAATPTTTNATVAYSLPDLVCFAHLHWDFVWQRPQHLLSRFAQYGRVFYVEDAFYHADDLIEPHLEVKERQQGLKVLVVHLPHKLRADEAVANQTQFEVLSRYFDEQGVDRYVFWYYTPMALGKSRFFKPVLTVYDCMDELAAFKFAPPQLREREQELFEKAELVFTGGHTLYEAKRQQHPDAHPFPSSIDKAHFGQARQAMPEPADQAGIAHPRIGFFGVVDERLDIALLGELADAHPEWQFVIIGPVVKIDAATLPQQANVHYLGGKDYQELPAYLQGWEVATLLFADNESTKFISPTKTPEYLAAGRPVVSTPIRDVVRPYGELNLVYIADNAADFGQAIEKALTQTQDADWRQRTDDYLATISWDQTWQQMLDLMHARLHAKVPAVPLATT, encoded by the coding sequence ATGCCGCTGACCACACCAGCGGAGTTGGATGCGTGCGCCTCCATCTCTGCCGCTACCCCTACAACTACTAACGCCACCGTTGCTTACTCTCTGCCCGATTTAGTGTGTTTTGCGCACTTACACTGGGATTTTGTGTGGCAGCGCCCGCAGCATTTGCTTTCGCGCTTTGCCCAATATGGCCGGGTGTTCTACGTAGAAGACGCCTTCTATCACGCCGACGACCTCATTGAGCCGCACCTGGAAGTGAAAGAGCGTCAGCAGGGCCTCAAGGTGCTGGTCGTGCATCTGCCGCACAAGCTGCGCGCCGACGAAGCCGTGGCCAACCAGACCCAGTTCGAGGTCCTCAGCCGCTACTTCGACGAGCAGGGTGTGGACCGGTACGTGTTCTGGTACTACACGCCGATGGCGCTGGGCAAGTCGCGCTTCTTCAAGCCCGTGCTGACCGTGTACGACTGCATGGACGAGCTGGCGGCTTTCAAGTTTGCCCCGCCGCAGTTGCGAGAGCGGGAGCAGGAGCTGTTCGAGAAGGCCGAGCTGGTGTTCACGGGCGGCCACACGCTCTACGAAGCCAAGCGCCAGCAGCACCCCGACGCGCACCCTTTCCCCAGCAGCATCGACAAGGCCCACTTCGGCCAGGCCCGCCAGGCCATGCCCGAGCCCGCCGACCAGGCCGGTATTGCGCATCCGCGCATCGGGTTCTTCGGCGTGGTGGATGAGCGGCTGGACATTGCGCTGCTGGGTGAGCTGGCCGACGCGCACCCCGAGTGGCAGTTTGTCATTATCGGGCCCGTGGTGAAGATTGACGCGGCTACGCTGCCGCAGCAGGCCAACGTGCACTACCTCGGCGGCAAAGATTACCAGGAGCTGCCCGCTTACCTGCAGGGCTGGGAGGTGGCCACGCTGCTCTTCGCCGACAACGAAAGCACCAAGTTCATTTCGCCCACCAAAACGCCCGAATACCTGGCCGCCGGCCGCCCGGTGGTCAGCACGCCCATCCGCGACGTGGTGCGCCCCTACGGCGAGCTGAACCTCGTGTACATTGCTGATAACGCCGCTGATTTCGGCCAGGCCATTGAAAAGGCCCTGACGCAGACCCAGGACGCCGACTGGCGCCAGCGCACCGACGACTACCTCGCCACCATTTCCTGGGACCAGACCTGGCAGCAGATGCTGGACCTGATGCATGCCCGCCTGCACGCCAAAGTGCCTGCTGTTCCGCTCGCTACTACCTGA
- a CDS encoding GNAT family N-acetyltransferase: MLHSDLVFLRPLEADDLDFLYALENDPAVWSVSDTLAPVSRYTLRQYLDSAATDFHEVRQLRLVLCATATGAAVGTVDIFGFEPLHQRAGVGIVVLASQRRQGYAQAALQLVQPYARQVLRLHQLHCTISADNTASLQLFMAAGFGAVGTRRQWLRRADGWQDAVEMQLLL, encoded by the coding sequence ATGCTCCATTCTGACCTCGTATTCCTGCGCCCCCTCGAAGCCGACGACCTCGACTTCCTGTACGCGCTGGAAAACGACCCCGCGGTCTGGAGCGTGTCCGACACGCTGGCCCCCGTGTCGCGCTACACCCTGCGGCAGTACCTCGATAGCGCCGCCACCGACTTCCACGAGGTGCGGCAGTTGCGGCTGGTGCTGTGCGCCACCGCCACCGGCGCGGCCGTGGGAACCGTCGATATATTCGGGTTTGAGCCGCTGCACCAGCGGGCCGGGGTGGGCATTGTGGTGCTGGCCAGCCAGCGCCGGCAGGGCTATGCGCAGGCCGCGCTGCAGCTGGTGCAGCCCTACGCCCGGCAGGTGTTGCGGCTGCACCAGCTGCACTGCACCATTTCGGCCGATAATACGGCTAGCCTTCAGCTGTTTATGGCGGCTGGTTTTGGCGCCGTAGGTACCCGCCGCCAATGGCTGCGCCGGGCCGACGGCTGGCAGGATGCCGTAGAAATGCAGCTGCTGCTGTGA
- the dapF gene encoding diaminopimelate epimerase, producing the protein MSTTLHFHKYQGTGNDFVMLDDRAETFDAADHALVRHLCDRRRGIGADGLILLRNHPEYDFEMVYFNADGHLGSMCGNGGRCTVAFARQLGVIETETRFLAADGPHEARIDADGTVHLRMQDVAGQQELENLGVFLDTGSPHVVRLQAAGTLAELNVFAEGRAIRYGELFREKGTNINFVEAPAAPGQPWQVRTYERGVEDETLSCGTGVTAVALAASQHGATSPVHLRTPGGDLRVTFQTQPDGSFQHVYLIGPATRVFEGRIDVA; encoded by the coding sequence ATGAGCACCACGCTGCACTTCCACAAATACCAGGGCACCGGCAACGACTTCGTGATGCTGGACGACCGCGCCGAAACCTTCGATGCCGCCGACCACGCGCTGGTGCGCCACCTCTGCGACCGGCGCCGCGGCATCGGCGCCGATGGCCTGATTCTGCTGCGCAACCACCCGGAGTATGATTTCGAGATGGTGTATTTCAACGCCGACGGCCACCTGGGCTCGATGTGCGGCAACGGCGGGCGCTGCACCGTGGCCTTTGCCCGGCAGTTGGGCGTCATCGAAACCGAAACCCGCTTCCTGGCCGCCGACGGCCCCCACGAAGCCCGCATCGACGCCGACGGTACCGTACACCTGCGCATGCAGGACGTAGCCGGGCAGCAGGAGTTGGAAAACCTGGGCGTGTTCCTCGATACCGGCTCGCCGCACGTGGTGCGTCTGCAGGCAGCCGGCACGCTGGCCGAGCTGAACGTGTTTGCCGAAGGCCGCGCTATCCGCTACGGCGAGCTGTTCCGCGAGAAAGGCACCAACATCAACTTCGTGGAGGCGCCCGCCGCGCCCGGCCAGCCCTGGCAGGTGCGCACCTACGAGCGGGGCGTGGAAGACGAAACCCTGAGCTGCGGCACCGGCGTCACGGCCGTGGCGCTGGCCGCTTCGCAGCACGGCGCCACCAGCCCCGTGCACCTGCGCACCCCCGGCGGCGACCTGCGCGTAACCTTCCAGACCCAGCCCGACGGCTCGTTCCAGCACGTCTACCTCATCGGCCCCGCCACGCGGGTGTTTGAGGGAAGAATAGATGTAGCATAG
- a CDS encoding class I SAM-dependent methyltransferase yields the protein MYTFLTTSPWADYELIDAGNFEKLERFGQHILARPEPQAIWDPHLPASEWQRANATFNREKGSQERGQWKIKPGTPEQWLIGYERPDGLKLRFRLGMSSFKHVGLFPEQDPNWQFIYNQTRKRKAAVPRVLNLFAYTGAATLAARAAGADVTHLDSVKQVNFWARDNMEASNLDGVRWLVEDAMKYVRREVKRGSKYQGLILDPPAYGRGPNGEKWQLEDELNEMLKLCKELLDPEDHFFLVNLYSLGFSALILDNLVGEIFPAMRDKREIGEIYLHDAAARKLPLGTFCRFAT from the coding sequence ATGTACACCTTCCTGACCACGAGCCCCTGGGCCGACTACGAGCTGATTGACGCCGGCAACTTCGAGAAACTGGAGCGTTTTGGCCAGCACATTCTGGCCCGGCCCGAGCCCCAAGCCATCTGGGACCCGCACCTGCCGGCCTCGGAATGGCAGCGCGCCAACGCCACGTTCAACCGCGAAAAGGGCAGCCAGGAGCGCGGGCAGTGGAAAATCAAGCCCGGCACGCCTGAGCAGTGGCTGATCGGCTACGAGCGGCCCGACGGCCTGAAGCTGCGGTTTCGGCTGGGCATGTCGTCGTTTAAGCACGTGGGTCTGTTTCCGGAGCAGGACCCCAACTGGCAGTTCATCTACAACCAGACCCGCAAGCGCAAAGCGGCCGTGCCGCGCGTGCTCAACCTGTTTGCCTACACCGGGGCCGCCACGCTGGCCGCCCGCGCCGCCGGCGCCGACGTTACGCACCTCGACTCGGTGAAGCAGGTGAATTTCTGGGCCCGCGACAACATGGAGGCCAGCAACCTCGACGGCGTGCGCTGGCTGGTGGAAGACGCCATGAAATATGTGCGGCGCGAGGTGAAGCGCGGCAGCAAATACCAAGGCCTCATCCTCGACCCGCCCGCCTACGGCCGCGGCCCCAACGGTGAGAAGTGGCAGCTGGAAGACGAGCTCAACGAGATGCTCAAGCTTTGCAAGGAGCTGCTCGACCCCGAGGACCATTTCTTCCTCGTAAACCTCTATTCATTGGGTTTCTCGGCCCTGATTCTCGACAATCTGGTGGGCGAAATCTTCCCGGCTATGCGCGACAAGCGCGAAATCGGGGAAATCTACCTGCACGATGCCGCCGCCCGCAAGCTGCCGCTGGGCACGTTCTGCCGCTTCGCCACGTAG
- a CDS encoding Ppx/GppA phosphatase family protein, with translation MSHPPSLHRRLALIDMGTNTFHLLIVELPEARHAQPVTLLRTKVGVRLGEGGISKGQIAPEPYARALHTLAGFKEEMELHQVTDVRATATSAMRVTSNGPELVKDIFEQTGIQVEVIAGDREAELICAGVRRAVPLGAEKHLIMDIGGGSVEFIVADESQIFWKQSFEIGAQRLLDKFFPDPSGVFPPEAVAAEKAYFQQVLAPLAAAVAEFRPVGLVGASGSFDSLADMHLGRLRAEADLPPSTDLPLESFRRSQQQLLSLLHEQRKALPGILPMRADMLVVAVVLIDYVLELTGITHLRTSAYALKEGLLAEMLAS, from the coding sequence GTGTCACATCCTCCTTCTCTGCACCGCCGGCTGGCCCTTATTGACATGGGCACCAACACGTTTCACCTGCTGATTGTGGAGCTACCCGAGGCGCGCCACGCGCAGCCCGTTACGCTGTTGCGCACGAAAGTGGGCGTGCGGCTGGGTGAGGGTGGCATCAGCAAGGGCCAGATTGCACCCGAGCCGTATGCGCGGGCCCTGCACACGCTGGCCGGCTTCAAGGAGGAAATGGAGCTGCACCAGGTGACGGACGTGCGCGCCACGGCCACCAGCGCCATGCGCGTGACCAGCAACGGCCCCGAGCTGGTGAAGGACATATTTGAGCAGACCGGCATTCAGGTGGAAGTCATTGCCGGCGACCGGGAGGCCGAGCTGATCTGCGCTGGCGTGCGCCGGGCCGTGCCGCTGGGAGCCGAGAAGCACCTGATTATGGACATTGGCGGCGGCTCGGTAGAGTTTATCGTGGCCGATGAAAGCCAGATCTTCTGGAAGCAGAGCTTTGAAATCGGGGCCCAACGCCTGCTCGATAAGTTCTTTCCGGACCCCAGCGGCGTGTTCCCGCCCGAAGCCGTAGCGGCCGAAAAAGCCTATTTCCAGCAGGTACTGGCGCCGCTGGCTGCCGCCGTGGCCGAGTTCCGGCCGGTGGGCCTAGTGGGCGCGTCCGGCTCGTTCGACAGCCTAGCCGACATGCACCTGGGCCGCCTGCGCGCCGAAGCCGACCTGCCGCCGTCCACGGACCTGCCGCTGGAGAGCTTCCGCCGCAGCCAGCAGCAGCTGCTGAGTTTGCTCCACGAGCAGCGCAAGGCCCTGCCCGGCATCCTGCCCATGCGCGCCGACATGCTGGTGGTGGCCGTAGTGCTGATCGACTACGTGCTGGAGCTGACCGGCATCACGCACCTGCGCACCTCGGCCTACGCCCTCAAGGAAGGGCTGCTGGCCGAAATGCTGGCGTCGTAG
- a CDS encoding Ldh family oxidoreductase, translating to MTTTLSYNQLFTFAEAVFSGMGCPDADATLATETLLSADLRGVDSHGVARLIGYVRLWEAGRINATPRVGVTYETPSTAVVDGDGGLGLVVGPRAMQVAMDKARLVGTGWVSVKNSNHFGIAGYHAMLALAHDMIGVAMTNASPLVAPTYSLERLLGTNPIAVAVPAGEQPDFVLDMATTTAANGKLEIAQRKNLPIPEGWAQDATGTGSTDANAVKNGGALLPLGGATGSHKGYGLGAVVDIFSAVLSGANYGPWVPPFVAFLQPSANPVGQGLGHFFGAMRVDAFRPADEFKAHMDNWISTFRAAQAVEGRHVLIPGDPERETSAVRLLEGIPLLEPVIRDLETVGSKFGVKL from the coding sequence ATGACCACTACCCTCTCCTACAACCAGCTCTTCACGTTCGCCGAGGCCGTTTTCAGCGGGATGGGCTGCCCCGATGCCGACGCCACCCTGGCCACCGAAACCCTGCTCTCCGCCGATTTGCGCGGCGTGGACTCGCACGGAGTGGCGCGGCTCATCGGCTACGTGCGTCTCTGGGAAGCCGGCCGCATCAACGCCACGCCCCGCGTGGGCGTCACCTACGAAACGCCCAGCACGGCCGTGGTGGACGGCGACGGGGGCCTGGGACTGGTGGTGGGGCCACGGGCTATGCAGGTGGCCATGGATAAGGCCCGGCTGGTGGGCACGGGCTGGGTGTCGGTGAAGAATTCCAACCACTTCGGCATTGCCGGCTACCACGCCATGCTGGCTTTGGCCCACGACATGATTGGGGTGGCCATGACCAACGCCTCGCCGCTGGTGGCGCCCACTTACTCCCTGGAGCGGCTGCTGGGCACCAATCCCATTGCCGTGGCCGTGCCCGCCGGTGAGCAGCCCGATTTCGTGCTGGATATGGCCACTACTACGGCCGCCAACGGCAAGCTGGAAATCGCGCAGCGCAAAAACCTACCGATTCCGGAAGGCTGGGCCCAAGATGCCACCGGCACCGGCTCAACGGATGCCAACGCCGTGAAAAACGGCGGCGCGCTGCTGCCGCTGGGCGGCGCTACCGGCTCGCACAAAGGCTACGGCCTGGGCGCCGTGGTCGACATCTTTTCGGCGGTGCTGAGCGGGGCCAACTACGGGCCGTGGGTGCCGCCGTTCGTGGCGTTTCTGCAGCCCTCGGCCAATCCGGTGGGCCAGGGCCTGGGCCACTTCTTTGGGGCGATGCGCGTAGACGCCTTCCGCCCCGCCGACGAGTTCAAGGCGCACATGGACAACTGGATCAGCACGTTCCGGGCCGCGCAGGCCGTGGAAGGCCGCCACGTACTCATCCCCGGCGACCCAGAGCGCGAAACCTCCGCCGTGCGGCTGTTAGAGGGCATTCCGCTTCTGGAGCCCGTCATCCGGGACCTGGAAACTGTGGGCAGCAAGTTTGGCGTGAAGCTGTAG
- a CDS encoding murein L,D-transpeptidase catalytic domain family protein, with product MATPLAGPVVGSGNKAKAASVETKLPSAKSLQAAFFNQRLHDLYRDLNVESQGLRYAVFEKAMTGYLNLQHDGQLANDKQLLTVVDFELPSTEKRLWVLDIEAKQVKFHTLVAHGHNSGENVATNFSNQNESNMSSLGFYVTQGEYVGKHGRSLKLNGVDEGYNTNALARSVVMHGADYVSEDFIRQYGRLGRSLGCPALPMDQKDEIIEAVNGGTCLFLNGPDQSYSSKYLNEDVAMNALLSSNS from the coding sequence ATGGCCACCCCGTTGGCCGGCCCGGTAGTGGGCAGCGGCAACAAGGCGAAAGCCGCAAGCGTGGAAACCAAGCTGCCGTCCGCCAAAAGCCTGCAGGCCGCTTTCTTCAACCAGCGCCTGCACGACCTGTACCGCGACCTGAACGTGGAAAGCCAGGGCCTGCGCTACGCCGTGTTCGAGAAAGCCATGACCGGCTACCTCAACCTGCAGCACGACGGCCAGCTTGCCAACGATAAGCAGCTGCTGACAGTAGTAGATTTCGAGCTACCCAGCACCGAAAAGCGCCTCTGGGTGCTCGATATAGAGGCCAAGCAGGTGAAGTTTCATACGCTGGTAGCGCACGGCCACAACTCCGGCGAGAACGTAGCCACCAACTTCTCCAACCAGAACGAGTCGAATATGAGCAGCCTGGGCTTCTACGTGACGCAGGGCGAATACGTGGGCAAGCACGGCCGCTCGCTCAAGCTCAACGGCGTCGATGAAGGCTACAACACCAACGCGCTGGCCCGCTCCGTGGTCATGCACGGCGCCGACTACGTGAGCGAGGATTTCATCCGGCAGTATGGCCGCCTGGGCCGCAGCCTCGGCTGCCCGGCCCTGCCCATGGATCAGAAAGACGAAATCATTGAGGCCGTAAACGGTGGCACTTGCCTGTTCCTGAACGGCCCCGACCAGTCGTATTCCTCCAAGTATCTCAACGAAGACGTGGCCATGAACGCGCTGCTCAGCAGCAACAGCTAA
- a CDS encoding alpha-amylase family glycosyl hydrolase, with product MLNCTNAWWRKLTLAAAALLVLGGQPAKAQKVVLQGYWWDYWNTNYPNGWANYIALLAPRLKAMGIDAVWLPPTIKNGNQGNGYSPFDNYDLGDKYQKGFTATRMGNKDELLRAVAVLHANGIEVVQDIVLNHNDGAGSQTGGGGQDPAAWEDGSTSKYKNFRYVSYSKPATDETAANYLARNGRFPKNWQNFNPNPGNNSTSGDQNQILFGPDISYYNGSYGQSSNATFNPAQGADYMRNNQRNWLVWYKKQEGFDGVRLDAVKHFPEFAMEDFLYNMQSNAGWANGGATMYAVGEWVGGSGQMDSWVAGVQNRAGTFDFSLRNALYSIVSGGGNFDIGSLPTYQQGTRVVQINGTFVHRTVPFVNNHDTFRPQVSTTGNYTGWNSGSELAPHIDPFDPRLSAAYAAALAVDGSPQIFFEDLFNIGNTGKRYSHQPTSTVDLPQRSDIENLIWCHQNLRFKDGAYKVRWQAADHLVIERSTKAIIGINDNFSTWQNSTVSCDFAPGTVLKDYSGANGTATVTVSGSQTVSINTPPCNGTATGGRRGYSVWAPAGIGTNYVRAAMATTQEWELADDLGDSDSRSLRQGGQLPASSTAYRTAGRIYVQSGKTVTYTLFPTDATRSLAVELVSGTSTIVSSKTGTGNLVGTYTPTATGWLTLRAKNAVATNPAQRAFIKATYTAPAVLTSTALRETGVLATANARTPLAGADLTVYPNPTAANRIDVVLQSPTDVTATLRLTDLMGRLVHEQKVRLYPGSTEQRLRIERALPAGVYQLNVPELGLSRKVAVQ from the coding sequence ATGCTCAATTGTACAAACGCATGGTGGCGCAAGCTCACCCTGGCCGCAGCTGCCCTTTTAGTGCTGGGCGGCCAACCCGCCAAAGCCCAAAAAGTAGTGCTGCAAGGCTACTGGTGGGACTACTGGAACACCAACTACCCCAACGGCTGGGCCAACTACATTGCCCTGCTGGCCCCGCGCCTGAAAGCCATGGGCATTGATGCCGTGTGGCTGCCGCCCACCATCAAGAACGGCAACCAGGGCAACGGCTACTCGCCCTTCGACAACTACGACCTGGGCGACAAGTACCAGAAAGGCTTCACGGCCACCCGCATGGGCAACAAGGATGAGCTGCTGCGCGCTGTGGCCGTGCTGCACGCCAACGGCATTGAGGTGGTGCAGGACATCGTACTGAACCACAACGACGGGGCCGGCTCCCAAACCGGCGGCGGTGGCCAGGACCCGGCCGCCTGGGAAGATGGCTCGACCAGCAAGTACAAGAACTTCCGGTACGTGAGCTACAGCAAGCCCGCCACCGACGAAACGGCTGCCAACTACCTGGCCCGCAACGGCCGCTTCCCCAAAAACTGGCAGAACTTCAACCCCAACCCCGGCAACAACTCCACCTCCGGCGACCAGAACCAGATTCTGTTCGGGCCCGATATCAGCTACTACAACGGCTCGTATGGGCAGAGCTCCAACGCCACCTTCAACCCGGCGCAGGGCGCAGACTATATGCGCAACAACCAGCGCAACTGGCTGGTGTGGTACAAAAAGCAGGAAGGCTTTGATGGCGTGCGCCTGGATGCCGTGAAGCACTTCCCAGAGTTTGCCATGGAGGATTTCCTCTACAACATGCAAAGCAACGCCGGCTGGGCCAACGGCGGCGCCACCATGTACGCCGTGGGCGAATGGGTGGGCGGCAGCGGCCAAATGGACAGCTGGGTGGCGGGCGTGCAGAACCGCGCCGGCACCTTCGATTTCTCGCTGCGCAATGCCCTGTATAGCATCGTGAGCGGGGGCGGCAACTTCGATATCGGCTCGCTGCCGACTTATCAGCAGGGCACGCGGGTGGTGCAGATCAACGGCACTTTTGTGCACCGCACGGTGCCGTTCGTGAACAACCACGACACGTTCCGGCCCCAGGTAAGCACCACCGGCAACTACACTGGCTGGAACTCCGGCTCGGAGCTGGCCCCGCACATTGACCCGTTCGATCCGCGTTTGTCGGCTGCGTATGCTGCCGCGCTGGCTGTGGATGGCTCGCCGCAGATTTTCTTCGAAGACCTGTTTAATATCGGCAACACGGGCAAGCGCTACTCGCACCAGCCCACCAGCACCGTCGATTTGCCCCAGCGTTCCGACATCGAGAACCTGATCTGGTGCCACCAGAATCTGCGCTTCAAGGACGGCGCCTACAAAGTGCGCTGGCAGGCCGCCGACCACCTCGTAATTGAGCGCAGCACCAAAGCCATCATCGGCATCAACGACAACTTCTCGACCTGGCAGAACAGCACGGTTTCGTGTGATTTCGCGCCGGGCACCGTGCTCAAGGACTATTCCGGCGCCAACGGCACGGCTACCGTGACGGTGAGCGGCTCGCAGACGGTGAGCATCAACACGCCGCCCTGCAACGGCACGGCCACCGGCGGCCGCCGCGGCTACTCGGTGTGGGCCCCTGCCGGCATCGGCACCAACTATGTGCGCGCCGCCATGGCCACCACCCAGGAATGGGAGCTGGCCGATGACCTGGGCGACAGTGACAGCCGCTCCTTGCGGCAGGGTGGGCAGCTGCCGGCCTCATCCACGGCCTACCGCACGGCGGGCCGCATCTACGTGCAATCGGGCAAAACCGTCACCTACACCCTGTTCCCCACGGATGCTACCCGCAGCCTCGCGGTGGAGCTGGTGAGCGGCACGAGTACCATCGTGAGCAGCAAAACCGGCACCGGCAACCTGGTGGGCACCTACACGCCCACGGCCACCGGCTGGCTGACGCTGCGCGCTAAGAACGCTGTGGCCACCAACCCGGCCCAGCGCGCCTTCATCAAGGCCACCTACACCGCTCCGGCCGTACTCACCAGCACCGCCCTGCGCGAAACCGGCGTGCTGGCCACCGCCAACGCCCGCACGCCGCTGGCCGGCGCCGACCTGACGGTGTACCCCAACCCCACCGCCGCCAATCGCATCGACGTGGTGCTGCAGTCGCCGACGGACGTAACGGCTACGCTGCGCCTCACGGACCTGATGGGCCGCCTCGTGCACGAGCAGAAAGTACGCCTCTACCCCGGCTCCACCGAGCAGCGCCTCCGCATCGAGCGGGCGCTGCCGGCCGGGGTATACCAGTTGAACGTGCCGGAACTGGGCCTGAGCCGCAAAGTAGCGGTGCAGTAA
- a CDS encoding murein L,D-transpeptidase catalytic domain family protein: MHPVAADTAAAAAAVPDSLALTSVAPLPALPDSVRQAVQLLHKQLGPEAAALRPEVLERACVGYLALRHEGRIQQGGVLAVADMDLPSSEKRLWVLDLRQGQVLHRSHVAHGRGSGRLRARRFSNTIKSACTALGFYRTQDTYGGKHGLSRRLRGLDAGQNDNALRRYVVLHAADYVSRQHLQRYGQAGYSRGCPALPPDQYRAIIRSLPEGACLLLAGPGLESKWLDGAAAARQLAARGWQ; this comes from the coding sequence GTGCATCCCGTTGCCGCCGATACCGCCGCTGCGGCTGCCGCTGTTCCCGATTCGCTGGCCCTCACGTCCGTGGCGCCGCTGCCCGCCCTGCCCGATTCAGTGCGCCAGGCGGTGCAACTGTTGCACAAGCAGCTGGGCCCCGAGGCCGCCGCACTGCGGCCCGAAGTGTTAGAACGCGCCTGCGTCGGCTACCTCGCCTTGCGCCATGAAGGCCGCATCCAGCAGGGCGGCGTACTGGCCGTGGCCGACATGGATCTGCCCTCCTCAGAAAAGCGCCTCTGGGTACTGGATCTGCGCCAGGGCCAGGTGCTGCACCGCAGCCATGTCGCGCACGGCCGGGGCTCGGGCCGGTTGCGGGCCCGGCGCTTCTCCAACACCATCAAGTCGGCGTGCACGGCGCTGGGCTTCTACCGCACCCAGGATACCTACGGCGGCAAGCACGGCCTCTCGCGCCGCCTGCGCGGCCTCGACGCGGGCCAGAACGACAACGCCCTGCGCCGCTACGTGGTACTACACGCCGCCGACTACGTGAGCCGCCAGCACCTGCAGCGCTACGGCCAGGCCGGCTACAGCCGCGGCTGCCCCGCCCTGCCCCCCGACCAGTACCGCGCCATCATCCGAAGCCTGCCCGAAGGCGCCTGCCTGCTGCTGGCCGGCCCCGGCCTGGAATCGAAGTGGCTGGATGGCGCCGCCGCCGCCCGGCAGCTGGCGGCGCGGGGCTGGCAGTAA